A stretch of Schistocerca americana isolate TAMUIC-IGC-003095 chromosome 3, iqSchAmer2.1, whole genome shotgun sequence DNA encodes these proteins:
- the LOC124606825 gene encoding uncharacterized protein LOC124606825 isoform X1 gives MLQQKQAPLQIERKQSQKILPQRRLYSTKKNKRSNNASLVLPNSEESSLIKLSLLADKEDALVEKGSAVQKQPTIKNTEGVAGPFPITACALQHSPTNFTAIRFAILLAGSTPMIQPIAKQAEVVSSPSLATSYVLKHSPRNSSTSTIQPIPKQAVVVPHPSIGTVRVLLHSSTNGAVLPHLNQ, from the exons ATGTTGCAGCAAAAACAGGCACCGCTGCAAATAGAAAGGAAACAATCACAAAAGATTTTACCTCAACGTAGACTGTActctacaaagaaaaacaaaaggagTAATAATGCATCCCTGGTGCTACCAAATTCAGAAGAATCCAGTTTGATCAAATTATCTCTACTGGCAGACAAAGAAGATGCACTTGTGGAAAAAG GTTCAGCTGTTCAAAAGCAACcaacaataaaaaatacagagGGTGTAGCAGGTCCATTCCCCATTACAGCATGTGCCCTACAGCACAGCCCGACGAATT TTACAGCAATCCGGTTTGCAATTCTGCTTGCAGGCTCAACTCCCATGattcagccaatagcaaaacaggcTGAGGTGGTATCTAGTCCGTCTCTCGCTACATCGTATGTGCTGAAACACAGCCCGAGGAATA GCTCAACTTCCACAATTCAACCAATACCAAAACAGGCTGTGGTGGTACCACATCCGTCCATCGGTACAGTGCGTGTGTTGCTACACAGCTCAACAAATG GTGCTGTTCTCCCACATTTAAACCAGTGA
- the LOC124606825 gene encoding uncharacterized protein LOC124606825 isoform X2, giving the protein MLQQKQAPLQIERKQSQKILPQRRLYSTKKNKRSNNASLVLPNSEESSLIKLSLLADKEDALVEKGSAVQKQPTIKNTEGVAGPFPITACALQHSPTNCSTPMIQPIAKQAEVVSSPSLATSYVLKHSPRNSSTSTIQPIPKQAVVVPHPSIGTVRVLLHSSTNGAVLPHLNQ; this is encoded by the exons ATGTTGCAGCAAAAACAGGCACCGCTGCAAATAGAAAGGAAACAATCACAAAAGATTTTACCTCAACGTAGACTGTActctacaaagaaaaacaaaaggagTAATAATGCATCCCTGGTGCTACCAAATTCAGAAGAATCCAGTTTGATCAAATTATCTCTACTGGCAGACAAAGAAGATGCACTTGTGGAAAAAG GTTCAGCTGTTCAAAAGCAACcaacaataaaaaatacagagGGTGTAGCAGGTCCATTCCCCATTACAGCATGTGCCCTACAGCACAGCCCGACGAATT GCTCAACTCCCATGattcagccaatagcaaaacaggcTGAGGTGGTATCTAGTCCGTCTCTCGCTACATCGTATGTGCTGAAACACAGCCCGAGGAATA GCTCAACTTCCACAATTCAACCAATACCAAAACAGGCTGTGGTGGTACCACATCCGTCCATCGGTACAGTGCGTGTGTTGCTACACAGCTCAACAAATG GTGCTGTTCTCCCACATTTAAACCAGTGA